GCGAGCCAGTCCCCTCCATGTCTCGGTGGGACTGGGATTGAACGCGATCTTCCTCCTCCTCCTCGCGGCCCATTGAGCCCGGCCCCGGCCCTCGGCCTCAGCCCTTCGACGGAGGGAGATACTTCGCGGGAAGCGGCTGCTCCGGCGACTCCGGAGTCCAGGCCACCGTCAGCAGCCACCAGCGCTTGCCGTCGTGGACGAGCTGGATGCTGTTGACGCCGCGCATGAAGGGTTTGGTTTCCCCCTCGCGGAAGGCCTCGTAGGTGCTGAAGACGTGCACGAGCGAACCGAAGCGCTCCACCACGCGGTGCACCTCGCGCTCGCGGAAGCCCTCCTCGAGGAGCATCTTCGCGGACGTGGAGATGTAGTCCTCGGGCGTGAGCATGCGGAAGCCAATGGTGCCGTCCTTGCGCTTGCCGGAGGGAATCATCCGCGCGCCGGGGGCGAAGAAGGAACGGAAGCGATCCCAGTCACGGGCCTGTCCCTTCGGTCCGGAGATGACGTCATAGAGCGCCGTCACGAGCGCCTCCGGGGTGGCCACGTCCTCCGGCTTCGGGGCCGGAGGGGCGACGGCCGGTGAGGCCGCGGGAGCCGCCGGGGCAGGGGAGGAGGGAGGAGGGGGCACGGGCTTGGGATCGGCGGCGAGCGCGGGGGTGGAGAGCAGCGCCGCGACGAGCGGCCACACGCGAGGCTTGAAGGCGGAGTTCATGGGCACCTCGGAACTGCGGGGCGCGCGCATCATGGACCACCCCCTTGGGAGGCCGCGAGCACTTCGGTCGGACGGGGAATCGCCAGGCCCCCCGCTCGGTTCCGTACACGCGTGCCCTCATCCTCCTTTGTACGGCGAGCGCTTCTCTGCCAGCGTGGCGGGCCGATGCGGCGCTCGCGCCTGACACAGGCACTGATCCTCTCGCTGGCCCTTCACCTGGGCCTGGGGCTCGTGCTGTTCCTGGCGCCAGCCCCGGAGCGGGAGCCATCCACCGCGAGCCGGCAACCGCTGCAGGTCGAAATCGTCGTGCGCACGCCTCCACCTCCCGTGGAGCCGCCGCGCCCCACGCTTCCGGCTCCGAAAGCCTCGCCGCCCCCCCGCCCGCCACGCGCCGCCACCAGGCCTCCGCGCACTCCCGCCCCGCCGTCTCTGAGTGCCCCTCCACCCCCGAGCGGCGCCACGGCCGCCGCGCCGCCTCCGGCCGCCGCCGAGCCGGAGACGCCTTCCGGGGCCGTGCCAGACGCACCGCGTGCCGTGCGGCTGTTCCCGGGTCCCGGAGGACTGCCCGTGCCCCCCTCGATGGGCGACACCCGGGGTGGCTCCACCGGAGGCCGCACACTGAGGCCCGGTGATGGACCCTCCCGGGAGCAGCTCCTCGCCGAGGAGGGCGCGCGGGTCCAGGGCCGCGTCCAGGGCTTCCTCGACGATGGCATGGCGAGGCTGCGCGTGGAGAACGGGCTCGTCGACTCCTTCTTCGGAGACATGGACAAGGCGCTGGAGAAGGGGCTCTCGGGCGCGCCGCTCTTCGCGTACGAGGGCGTGTTCAAACACTTCTTCAAGGCCACGCCCGAACGCGGCCAGGGCTTGCGCGAGCTGCTCGCGAGCGTCCAGCGTTACGGCGCGACGGGCAGCCCGGACGCGGTCGGAGAGCCCTCGGGAACGGACAAGCTGGAGGACGTGGCGCGCTCGGGGACCGCGGGCTCGCGAGCCCGTTCCAGGCCCTCGACCTTCGACATGCTCGAGACCTACAACAAGGCCGCGGGCGCGCTGCACGCGAAGATCGAGCTCGAGCAGACTCCCACGGGACAGATGCTGTCGGTGAAGCTGGTGGAGAGCTCCGGCAATCCGCTCTTCGATGCGTACGTCCTCGAGAAGGTCCCTCCGTCGCTGGCGGCGCTCCCCCCCGCGTCCGAGCACTTCGCCGCGAGAGCGAAGGGGAACGTACGCAGTGTCTGGGCCATCGAGGGGCACGTGAGCTTCTCGCGCACGCTCAAGGTGACGAAGCTCGACGAGCTCGATGCCGGGGACGCGGCGTACCTCTCGGCGCTGATGCCGCTGGGGTTTCTGTCGGGCAGATTCGAGGAGACGCGCGGCGAGGTGATCGTCCCCGACTTCCGGCGGCCGCACTTCGACATCCGCGCCCAGCTGCTGCGCGTGTACTAGCGGCGGGCGAAAACC
This is a stretch of genomic DNA from Archangium violaceum. It encodes these proteins:
- a CDS encoding nuclear transport factor 2 family protein, translating into MMRAPRSSEVPMNSAFKPRVWPLVAALLSTPALAADPKPVPPPPSSPAPAAPAASPAVAPPAPKPEDVATPEALVTALYDVISGPKGQARDWDRFRSFFAPGARMIPSGKRKDGTIGFRMLTPEDYISTSAKMLLEEGFREREVHRVVERFGSLVHVFSTYEAFREGETKPFMRGVNSIQLVHDGKRWWLLTVAWTPESPEQPLPAKYLPPSKG
- a CDS encoding TonB C-terminal domain-containing protein, whose amino-acid sequence is MRRSRLTQALILSLALHLGLGLVLFLAPAPEREPSTASRQPLQVEIVVRTPPPPVEPPRPTLPAPKASPPPRPPRAATRPPRTPAPPSLSAPPPPSGATAAAPPPAAAEPETPSGAVPDAPRAVRLFPGPGGLPVPPSMGDTRGGSTGGRTLRPGDGPSREQLLAEEGARVQGRVQGFLDDGMARLRVENGLVDSFFGDMDKALEKGLSGAPLFAYEGVFKHFFKATPERGQGLRELLASVQRYGATGSPDAVGEPSGTDKLEDVARSGTAGSRARSRPSTFDMLETYNKAAGALHAKIELEQTPTGQMLSVKLVESSGNPLFDAYVLEKVPPSLAALPPASEHFAARAKGNVRSVWAIEGHVSFSRTLKVTKLDELDAGDAAYLSALMPLGFLSGRFEETRGEVIVPDFRRPHFDIRAQLLRVY